acgggtctaaaaataacgtaaccagccgaccaaggtacaacgtcgcggcaacgttgtccatgggaccaactggcaacattccctttatgacgttgctacgacgttgccacgacgttgccagaaggtaacgtcgcgggttaccaactgagcacttactggcagcgttgccgcaacgtcatgtgttagctgggccGCAGTGTAGATTGTTGTGTATTGGTCAAAACAGACTTTGATCTCGCCAACAGCCCAAGTTCGGTGACAGAATTTGCTCCACGATACACACATGCCAAGTTACAGTTGGATCATATGAAAACCAGCTACTGTATAACCACACAGGAgaataaaaagtaaaacatgaataacaaggagtcaggtggcagagcggttagggaagcgggcttgtaatcagaaggttgctggttcgatccccggctctgccagatgacgttgtgtccttgggtaaggcacttcaccctacttgcctcggggagaatgtccttgtacttactgtaagtcgctctggataagagcgtctgctaaatgactaaatgtaacatgttTTCATGTTTACAGCACACAAAGTATGGTGTATTCATAACTGTTTCTCTCTCGAATTTAGTTAGTTTTTGCTTCGTTCAACCTTTCAAACTGGTGTGTCAGTACTGTGGTTTGTATTAAAATTATAAATACATACTGTAGAAGCATGCCAAAACTTAAaagaataaaaaacaaaacaatagaaAAGTTATCCACGAGGTGGTGCTCTATAGACATGAGATGAATCACCAGAAAGAACAAAAGCGATAAGTCTGCTCCCAGTTATTGACTGCAGTCGATTCTGCCTATTCGAAAAGTATTGTCCGCTATCTTCTGATGTGAAATAAACACACCAAAATCCATGACAGTTCAACATGAACACATTTCTATGTCTACCTACtgctcctcagccccccccccccccacacacacacacacaatgaaataaTAGACAATAGACACAGATCCAATATTATAAGTATTTTATTCTAATAATTTGTTTAGATATAATTTCAAAGAAATCCAAGTCCAACATGGACTATAATCCATCAGAATCAGTGAACTGGCAGCAGACTTAGCAGTGGAGCCATCAATTGGCCAAGAACAGTGGTGATGGGAATATATACAACTCAGGGGTTAGAGCGAAAGGCTGCAGATCAGGAGGTCAaaggttcaaatctcccccactgtaagtcactttggataaaagcatctgcaaaATGAATATATTTTAAGAAGAGAATTCAACCGGAAGGCCATTTCCACAGTGCCCATGAGGACACCTAGACCATAAtctgttgccatggcagtgAGTGTCAAGTGTGTCATGGTCCCAGGCACAGAGGCCTGTAAGCTGCCAGCTGAGGGGCTGTCAGAGATTAGTCTGGATGGAAGGCTTCTCGGGGAGAGGGATAATGGAACTCATGATGGCTACGTTTGGGTATGTCTCCCCTGCGCTCTCCAGGTAGTGAGGCACATCCGACTTCTCGTGGAGCGCAAAGGGCGTTATTGAACTTTTCAATCTCTGGGGTGGGGAAAGACAAGCGCATCGTCAGACAGCTGGTGTTCTCTCAGTAAATGAATCATTTATCTCATGTTAATGTTTAAATGTTCGATCTGAGTTTATGGAAATAAAGAGATGAGACATTGAAAGAGTAGCAGACACGGAGGCCGTGGACTATTTTACCTGCATGAAGGAGCCCGGAAGGACCCACAGAGTGTGAATAGCTCCAAGAGGAATCCAGATGATAGACGCCATGGCAATGACCCAGCCAATCCCCTGAGCCCATGGTGGGTACACGTAGCCCTCATAGCGGGCAGGTTTAAACTGGATGATGGAGAAAATCAGGATCACCTGTTGAAAACCAAGAGGATTCAAGGGGGTTTTAAGCAGGCCATGTCACCTTTTGCTAGTTGCTAGTCAAATGTTGATAGGATGACTCACCGTAACCAGAAGAGGAGAAACCACTGTCCAGCACACTTTGAAGAAGATGTTGGGTTTATTTCCAGTCATCTCCTCTAAATTGTCGGAAAGTCTCTTCACCCCTTAAAGAATACACAATAACCGTGTTTTTTTCTCCGCCTCCAAATTCCTTTGGGTCATACATTTCCATGGGGACACATGGCAGCTCTTACCATATATCCAGCAGGTAGCCACGACCTCGAAAAAGGCGAGGAACATGATGGACACTATGGCTGTGTAGTGGTCCATCAGCTGGAAGACATAGATCCCCACCTGCACAGACAGACCCTTCAGCATGTAGATGGATGCAGCTATGGTAATGATAAGGTGCCGTACACAGTGGTTGGTTATGTGTACCTGCATGACATGAGGGATCCCCAGGAGGAAGGCAGTAAAGCAGACCACTAGAACCAGCATCTCCTTCTGCCTGAGGTATTTCATCAGGGACTGGCCAAAACCATCCATCAGACTGGTCACCATGACCTCCACCATGGCAAACTGGCAAATAACCACAACATCCCTCTTGAATTAAGACTTTTGATGAGGATGTTTTGTACATGTGACTTATTCTGCAGGACAGGTTACGTCTTTTACAAATCTGAACGCGAAAGGTCATTAAGTTCGAGTGAGTTCCACACCTGGCTGTCCAACCCAAGGCACAACAGCATGAAGAAAAACAGGCTAGCCCAGAGCGGAGCCACTGGCATCGTCAGAAAGGCTTGTGGGTAAACCACAAACACCAGCCCTGGTCCTAGAAGCCCGAACATGGACAAGGTAAAAACAAAAAGCACTGTTAAGTCAAAGGTCTTCAGAGTCATCTGAGATTTTGAATCTGTGACTAACTCACCATCCACGGCCAATTCGCTGACTGGTACGTTCTGTAGAAAAGACATGTAGCCAAAGGCTGAGAAAATAACAAAGCCTGCAAGTATGCTGGTCAGCGAGTTGGTAATGGCTATAGCTAGGGTAtctctgtggtgagagagcaCAGTGTTACTAACGTCAAAGTAGCTTCGTCACACATCAAAATCACGGCAAGAAGGATCATTGCGGAAGTGATTTGTAGTGGCTTACTTTAAGATATTGTTGTTGAAGGAGTTGTAGCTAGACATGGCCATGAGAGAGCCGAAGCCTATTCCTATGGAGTTGAAGATCTGGGCAGCAGCGTTAACCcacacctgaaacacaacaacaactttCCATACTACCAATGTATATGGGATATCACCGCTTACCATACCTCTTACAGCTCAACAGTTACTTCATCTAACTCCTCATCACACAACGACACGTCTACGTCCTTAACTGCTTCATCACTCTTGCCCCTTCACCCACATATACTCTACACTTCCAATtgttgcctctccctccctccatccacttcTCTGTCCATTCTTTTGTGGCCTATTACTTCCTGTTTTACCTCCACAGACTTCAGCTTTTCCCACTCAGGCACGATGAAGAAGAGGATGCCATCCATTGCTCCAGGAAGCTGGACGTTGTTTATTAACAGAGCCACCAGGATAACATATGGAAAAAGTGCTGTGAAGTacaccacctggacacacacacacacacacacatacccacacagatGTGTTCTAGATATTTATATACTACACAAATGAGTGTGAGGCTCTTCTCTTGgcaattctctttctctccttaccTTGCCAGTTGACTTGACCCCCTTGAAGATGCAGAGGTAGATGAGGATCCaggacaggagaaggagaaggaagagttCCCATCTCATTGTCcccgtctcctccacccccccggtCAGCTGCAGCATCCTGTAGCTACAGCGAAGCACAAGGTCTCTGGTTAATCCTCAGGGCCCTttcgacacacacagggagcgtGAAGCTCTTTTCAGTCTTCTCCAAATTAGAAACAATCAAGATCGTGAAGCTGCTTCTCTGGTTCCACACAATCTTGTTCTAATTCAAATTTAGTTATCATGTTATGGACCTTGAACCTGGAAAAAAAGGGTCACCATTGGACCGTGAGTGACTTTACAATCATTTTTGTTGTCAAGAGAATGGCATGAGGCAAATGTGATGTCATGATTGATTTGAAAAAAACACAGAACAGCATTTAGAAAGCATTTTGGATCTGCTGACTCTGACTGACCTCATATAAAGACAATCCTACCAACCGTTCCCAGAATTCGAATTCATTATAATGAATCATGCAAGTATGCAGTGTCCTGTCTTCCTGCAAATAATTAACAGCAGAGTTGATCCTGCATTCCAGGAGATCCAGTCTCTGCCCTCTATGTCCTCTTGATTGAAGCATCTCTATTCTTCCTACCACAACTAGCCAGGTTCCCATTCTGTGTCTGAAGTTATTTTATATTTGTCCATAATGTTGGACAGTGATGATATCCAGGCGGGCCTCAGTGAGACCTACTTGAAAAACTGCTGGCTGGCAGTGGAAGATTGTGAGCTAGAGTTGGACGCTTGGTCAGTACAGTTGTCCAAGTTCCAGGTGTTGTTGCAGTTCTGCCAGGGTAGTGGGCTCTGGAAGGAACTGAAGAGGTAGTACAGGGCCcaggtgatgatgatgttgtagtATGTACACATGATGAAGGAGATGGCAACCGTCGCCAGGCCCACTCCTGAAGGTAAACAACACCATGTACTATAACTTCTCTTTACAGTACAGAGGTGATGTAAATTCTTTGTGACTACCAGCCATGTACCTTTGAACAACGGGCAGACTTTAGCCATGGCTTGAACAGGCCCTCTCCTCATGTACTGTCCCACAGTCAACTCAATGTAGAGCAGAGGAATCCCTAGAAGCACCAGCATCAGCAGGTAAGGGACCAGGAACGCACCTTACAGCAAAGATCACAAACAAGGTCACTAATGAACATCTACAGGAAAGGTTACACAAATCGAGATACAAACTATTTGTCTGTGGGCCACCGCCGTAACATTTCACAGAGAAAACGTGTGAGTTATCCCACAGACAGTGTCCCAAGTCACCTCACGTAAAAGAGAACTAAGCTTTAAGGACGTTTCCAACACACTCAGCTACCACCACTCACACGTGGAGCTCATTCCGTTTTACGATcaacaggtgtgtgaggggactgTAAACTGGAAATTGAACTTGTTCTTCCAAAAACGGCGCACAAAATGTTCACAGATAAAACACGAAGCAACACAAGATATGGTACCCATATACTGAACACATAATTCtctttaacatgttttttttgttgcatattTTGCAAATGATAATGAATGCATGGTATATAGACTTATTACAGAGCCCTTCAGTCTCTTTAAGAACttgtctcacctcctccacttctGTAACACAGGTAAGGGAACCTCCAGACGTTTCCCAGGCCTACAGCACAGCCTATCCCAGCCAGGGTGAACTCTATCTGCCTGCTCCATGTCGGCCTGCTTGGATCCTGGTCCATTTTCAGTACTCCCTGGGTTTCCTCGGCTGCTTGTCTGAGGCCACGCTTCTCAGGAAGGTTGGTTCAAATATATAAATGAAACGTGGTCATATAATCACTGTTTATGATCATTAATGATTACCTAAGCACGAGGAGATGATTATGCAGGAGTTCAGAAGTTAACACTTAGGCAACAACTAGTTTGTTGGATGGGTAGTCCTTCTGTTTGGTATTTGAATATCTATATTACTCTCTAAAATCACACTATATTGCAACGAAGTGTATAGACTTTAGGTGTTCCCACATAGGCCTACTGGAAGGCACATTGAAATCCAAATCCACGGTATGACGCTCatcttatataaaatatatctaATATAAAAAACACGGTTTGTCCTTTGTTAAATTATCAACATGATTTTGAGAATTGAATTGAATAATGAAAATAAGTACTATTTGCTTTGAGGCAGGTAAGTAGTAGCCTGCACACTCTGGTTCTAAAACATGCCATCAGCACACCATTACCTCAGGGTGGCAGTAGAGCATCACGTTTAACGCAGTACATAAACAGTATTGACAGGCCTTGCTTACATGTGAGTAAATTCACAAAGTATGTTTTTATTTCTGTTTATACAGACTAAACAGCATTCCTATATTTGAATATCGTGTGTGCTATCGTGTTGAGAGTGCCATTCATATAAGTGGGAACAACACACAGACTTAGAAACAGACTAGTCATTTTGAGAGGCGGGGCAAAAGAATCCTGAATACTGgagagaatttttttttcatAGGAAAGGCGTGGTGTTGGTCTTCGTGATACAAATTTAAAGACTTCTCGATTTGGTTACATTTTGTTCAAATACAATGGGGAATTGCCACACAGTTGGACCAAACGAAGCTCTTGTGGTTTCAGGTAGGTTTGGGTCTTTTCACTTCCATGCATCATAGAATAAGCTACTCCGTTTTTCCCGTTATCATAACAGTGCACACGTTCGGTCTTACGTTATTCAATTGCATTTTGCCtaatagtagcctacatttttcCAATATGATATTTCAGTAAGGATAAATTATTACACAGTGTCCAATGAGACTCAAATAGCTACCGATTATATGCACCTAATATGCTTTAATTGTATAATAGTATAGCCTACTGTAAAGCACAATATACAATATTGGAGTTTTTTAAAGATATAAACATACTGATAAGACATGTATGTCTAAAGTATTTGCCAGCAAGTGACTAGAAATAGCTATAATAGCCTGTTATAGATTTAATTCATTGTTTTTTCAGGTGGCCATCTTGTCATTTGCTCGCAAAATCGGGGAACCTCAGGAAAAACAAAAACGTGTTTTTAATGTGTGGGCTACTATAAATGAAACGTCTTACTGAAGTGCCCCCAGAAATGCGATTCGGACCCTAGAGGTTAGTTATAGGCTCTGCAAAAATAGCATGCACTATGTAGGCCTATCTCAGTTGACCAGTTGTCATCAACTAGCGGGTCATCATCTGCTTGTATGGCCTATTGTTGAGCTATTGGCTAGGcctattcatacacattgttgaGGATCTTGTTCAAGCAAGTTTTTATGCGTTATTGTGAAAGCACAGCCAAGCCCCAGCCAGTGCAAAATGTTAACCCCAAGAATTTAACAACACGATGATGCACAAGGTAGGATACAATGGATTATTTCAGAGTACTATTGAGCTCTAGACATTTCAGTCTCTCTCAAGTCTCGgcgtgagactcacgcatttcaaccagttcacgctctcacgcaacaTCTTATATTTCTCACGCAGGGAAGTAATGGTTAACTTGTCCCGCTTTACACAAtaaatggacgaggcgcaggcacgGAGGTATGTTTTCTGCCGCGTTCATAGCTCTctagttatacagagttaatgCCACCTacaagccaatcagaaacactaGCAGCACCCCGCCCCCTGTCTCCTGGATACCTGACAATATACTGAAACGTTGACAGGTATGCtaatctcacgccaaacttttgatagaacttgagagccctgcattgTTGCCAaggagtgttttttgttgtaaaaCATCCATTTGGATTGGAGATTGATCAGACTATGGTTGAAAGTATTACACACTGTAAATGAACTACTCCATGTGTAAGGTAAATATGTTACTTATGAATCGTCCTTAGTTACACAAACCATTAACCAATCCCCAATGATAACCTCAGTTGCTCATATTTGTTTTGAATTGGCAAAACTtgttgctaaatgaatattcaagttcaagtcttttattgtcagatgcacagaacaacacaaggtgagactgggcactgaaattcttaagacaagacaacgcaagcacctggcataacataacatataagtacacagatcATAAATTATATTTGGGAccatcctaaccctaacactacgGGTATAGTATTGTTAATGTGCTGGAAGTCGCTCTGAGTCCAAAGAAAGGCCGTCAAAGGAAGTTCGAAAACGAGTGTGTATAGACATTTCCAGTGTTTGGAAACTGTAAGGATGTCAACAGAAGCCGTTTTGAGGAGGTGGCACAAAACACTCATTCATTCCTGTGACGGCTCCTGATACTGAGTGTGGCATCTGAAGTATTGCAACAGCCCGGGAAACGCGTACCTTCACCCCTTGAAGGAGTATGGACAGGTCTATTGCAACTACAGTGGAGCATTGAAGCTAGGCCAATATCCTGTCATCTGCCTTCTCGTAGGCCCTGTTTGGTATGATTTAGTAGTGTTATTACGGAAGAACAACAACAGGATTAGATCATGACAATCTAATCCCATGgtaggttgagagagaggggtaatcCCAATGTGTTAACTAACTGGGACATGAGGCACAGTCACAATGCTACTCATGCACCTGGAATTGGCCTGATGTTGTCATGGCgagaggtggggtaggacccaaatgcacgagagtcGGCAGGCATGGTGGAACGAAAAGTGTTTATTACTCCAAAAAAACCAGGAAACACCAGGGTACTCACAGGGATGAAGGgtagtaaggacaagacaagtactggacacaaaacaggaacctaaatacagaaccaaacgacacacaggtggacgcaatgacgctaacgagaacgagacacaggtgaagacagtgacagggaaacactagggcagggcaaaaaacAGAAaccaggggggcacggctgtgaccGTGACAGATCTTTTAGAGTATGGGTTATGATCGTGAAAATTGGAGGAAAAATGATGCCCTAAACTTGTATCAAGGaccctctttcttttttatattaCGCCATATCTTTTTGAAGAGGATTTCATCTGCAATGTGGTTTAATTCTTCACTGAATGGGATGTCTTTGAAGCAAATGTCAAGCAATAATAGGTTTAGTATTGAATGGACTAAAGCCTAGCAGCCatgcctcgtgtgtgtgtgtgtgtgtgtgtatgtatgtgtgtgtgtccttgaaaGAGGGTGTCGTGACAGCTGAGAATGTCACATGTCAGCCCTCAGATAATGCCACCACCCTCAAAGATATCGGCCTGAGAGCTGTGTGGAGATTGGCAGGGCAGCTACGGTACCTCATCGGATTTAACTGATGTTGCAGATTTGTTTATGCTGCAATCAGCAGCTCTAAAACTTGCTTGGTTGGTCGGTTGTTTTGAACTATGCTGTTGTTGGCATTGGTTCTTCATAACCATCTGTTGGCAGTATTAGCCAGTAAGAGGAATGTCATTTCTTTCATTTCCTTTTGGATCCAACCTCAAGCCACTAAACTTGTTTCCTCATATTTGGGAAGGGGAGTGTACAAGCGTGCCTGCTTGAATCTGATAGAGGAGAGATAGCCAATCCAACATCTCATGGGCTACTTTGGTCAGATAGATTTGTAAGAACAAAGACAATCGCTTGGACTTGATACAGACCTATTTGTCTACTCTAGGTACTTCAAAAACAGAGTGTTATAGTGTCACCTGCTGTCACACAATTGTCATTTCTCTCCACAACTGTAGTCATAACACTGTTATACTCCTAATAATGGGAACTTAAATGTACAGGAAATGTACCAAACGTTAACCATGATTTGTTGGTTACTTACAAATGAAATACCATAGTATAATGTCTCATAGTGAAAGTGTGCCACAGTAAGATCGTCAATGAGTCACCTTTCTGGTTCCCATGGGGGTTTTTGTGTTGGAAACATACAGGAACAACAACCTTTATCTTCTTGCAGCACAGTGAGACCTACTaacaccttttttttcttttaccacAACACTCACTGCTCCCTTTTCGAGTGGTCTCCTGCCCAGACAGGGAAGACTGTGGTCGTCTGTAGATACATGCGTGTTTTCCTGTGTTCCGCAGGTGGCTGCTGTGGCTCTGATGAGAAGACGTACGTGGTGggaggctgggcctgggcctggatgCTCATCTCAGACATCCAGAGGTGAGGTCTGTTTCTGGGAGGCCCTCGGGCGCCGTGCTGCCAACAGCACACGGCTCAGGTCCTCGGTGTCCGCTCGTGACCGACGTTATTTGGAAATCCACTTGGTTGTAGAAATATCATTTAGCCACAACAA
This window of the Osmerus mordax isolate fOsmMor3 chromosome 19, fOsmMor3.pri, whole genome shotgun sequence genome carries:
- the si:ch211-283g2.1 gene encoding sodium- and chloride-dependent GABA transporter ine, which gives rise to MSSTCAFLVPYLLMLVLLGIPLLYIELTVGQYMRRGPVQAMAKVCPLFKGVGLATVAISFIMCTYYNIIITWALYYLFSSFQSPLPWQNCNNTWNLDNCTDQASNSSSQSSTASQQFFNYRMLQLTGGVEETGTMRWELFLLLLLSWILIYLCIFKGVKSTGKVVYFTALFPYVILVALLINNVQLPGAMDGILFFIVPEWEKLKSVEVWVNAAAQIFNSIGIGFGSLMAMSSYNSFNNNILKDTLAIAITNSLTSILAGFVIFSAFGYMSFLQNVPVSELAVDGPGLVFVVYPQAFLTMPVAPLWASLFFFMLLCLGLDSQFAMVEVMVTSLMDGFGQSLMKYLRQKEMLVLVVCFTAFLLGIPHVMQVGIYVFQLMDHYTAIVSIMFLAFFEVVATCWIYGVKRLSDNLEEMTGNKPNIFFKVCWTVVSPLLVTVILIFSIIQFKPARYEGYVYPPWAQGIGWVIAMASIIWIPLGAIHTLWVLPGSFMQRLKSSITPFALHEKSDVPHYLESAGETYPNVAIMSSIIPLPEKPSIQTNL